The genomic window AAAACATAACAGACCGCTATCTTCATTTTGGACAAACCTCTCATGGTTGTGTGTCATGCTCGGGTGGTGAATTATGGACAAGTTTATGTGAGTACCTATTAACAAGCAGAGTTAAAAATAATTTTGATACTGTAGGGTTTTTAAAGGTTAATTATATATGAACTTAAAAAATAGTTTTATTTATATTTTTGTGTGTGTATTGATTACTATAAATCCATCTTTAGCTAACAATGATAGAAATAAAACTAAAGATGAATTCATTAAAAGTGTCCTGGAAACAAGAGAAAGCTATCCAAAATATAAGATTAATAAATTATTTGAAGAAGGTAAAAAAAGAAATGGGATTCAAGGGATGAGTTAGTATATCGTCCAAGCCCACAAGGAAAAATTTTCTGTAGTGAAGTTCTTATTTACCCAACTGCAGAATCTGCTTATGAGTGTGCATTCAGTTATTTTATTCCTTATATGGCATATAGATCCGAAGTAAGTCCAGAATCTAATGAAATGATGCATTTGTGGATAAGTATCTACTTAGAACTAGCTAGAATATTGTTAGAGAAATACGACCATCACTATGCTTATTATTATTCCAAATACGATAATAAGGACTTTTGGCAAGATAAAGTAAATCATCTGCAGAATTGTTTGGATAAATACACAGCAAATTTTTCAAATAAAGATATAGATATGTCATGCATTACACCTATAAGATCACCTTATTTAAATAAACCGAGGAGATTACCAAAAGAGGTGTTAAGGAGAATTTTAGAGAATTAATTCTTCTGAATTTATAAAAACTCTTAATCTTAGGTGCTTATAAAGATTTAGTTCCTGCAAATAATAATTTTTGTGAAGTCTTAGTTAACCCCCCAGGTTTCCCTAATTATTAAAGTATTAAAGGTGTTGAAAGAAAAGTTAACGAGATCTTTTTCAATGGACTTATTTTATTTGGAGCTATTGTAAATTCCAAATTATTTAAAAATGTAATTTAGTTGTGTTAAATAAACACATGTTGAAAATATAAGGTATTGAATTTAAATAAACTTCCTGATTCTGTCACGAAATTGAAATACTAAATCCTTATTATTGTCTTAAAGAATTCCCTTCCCTTTAATTGAATTTTCATATTTCAGAAGTATTCTAGTTTTACTTCTCAGGAGTTAGTAGTTATGGCAGACCGTCACGCAATCGCACATGTAGCGATACCTAGTCTTCAGTTTTTAAGTCTTAACGGGCATGAATCCCTTTCAAATTTGTATGAATTTGAAGTTGAACTTGCTTCAATGGATCATTTTATTGACGTTAGAAAAATGCTTGGAACTCAGCTTACCGTTGAGATTGAGTCTTTTATGTCGGCTCCTAGGTATTTAACTGGTCGTGTACGTAAATTTGAACTAGTAGGTACTGATCAAGATGGTTCTGAATATTTAGTTTACAAAGCAAGTGTTGTGCCACCTCTATGGTACCTAACCCAAGGTAAAGATTATAAAATTTTCCAAGATAAAAAAATTGAAGACATAATCAAAGAAGTATTAGACAAATTTGAAATTAAATATGAATTTAAACTTTCAGGTTCGTATAGAAATTGGGAATACGTAGTTCAATATGATGAATCACCGTTCAATTTCGTTTCAAGGTTAATGGAACATGAAGGGATGTATTACTGGTTTAAGCATGATAAAAATGAATCGACTATGATTATCGCTGATGATGCTTCCGCTCACGAAGAATTCCCTTCTTATGAGGTTCTTAATTATTTGTCATCTGGATTTAAGATATTTGATTCTAGAGAGGTTATTACTTCATGGAGGCATAATGCTGTAGTAACACCTTCTAAATATACAGTTGTAGATTTTGATTTTAGAAAGCCAAGTTTTGCATTAGATACCGATAAAGAAAACCAATTAGATGGTGATGATAGTATTGAAGTTTATGAGTGGCAAGGGGGGTATCAGGAATTATCCGACGGAGACAATTATACTAAATTAAGACTCGAGGAATTGAAAGTTCCTCAGGAGATTGTAGAAGCGGATTCAAACATAAGAGGAATTTGTCCAGGATATAAATTCACTCTGGCAAATCATCCTAGAGTTGCTGAAAATCAAGGTTATGTTGTTGTCAGTGCTCACTATATGATTCAAGTAAATGGATATTCCTCCAATTCTGGCAGACAAGATTTCTTTAGTACTAGTTTCTATTCTTTACCAGCATCTATTCAATTTCGTGCTGCACGAAGATCTCCTGAGCCTAAAACTCATGGTCCGCAAACTGCTACAGTGGTAGGTCCATCTGGAGAAGTTATTTACACTGACAAATATGGTAGGGTTAAAGTGCAATTCCATTGGGATCGTGATGGTAAAAAAGATGAGAACTCTTCATGTTGGGTTCGTGTATCAAGTCCTTGGGCTAGTACTGGTTTTGGTGGTTTACAAATTCCTCGTATTGGAGATGAAGTTGTTATTGATTTTATTGGTGGTAACCCAGATAGACCATTAATTATCGGCAGGGTTTATAACGAGGATAACCAGCCTTTAGTTAATCTACCAGATGATTCTCATACCTCAGGCTTCCGCACAAGAACAATTCAAGGTGGTAGCGACAATCAAAATTTCCTTTTGTTTAGAGACAAACAAGGAGATGAATTGGTTGACATTCAAGCAGAAAAAGATATGAAGATATTTGTTAAGAATGACTTTTACTTAACAGTTGGTAATTGCGGTTAATAGAGGGGAGTTTAATGCCTAGTGCTTATAAGAAGATTCAGCATAATGTTGAATTTACTGTCCATAATGGTAATGAATCTCATATAGTTGAAAGTGGAAGTAGAACCACTAAGGTCAAACAGCTAGAAAAAGGTACTTTTAAAAATGGAAGAGATGAACATATTTTAGCCGGTGGTCAAAAAACCCATATTCATGGTAATGAGGAGCGTTCAATACTTTCAGATGATCAAGTAATCGAGGTTAAAGGTGATCAAGTTGTTACAATTAGTTCGGGTACTAGAAGTTTAGATGTAGGACTTTTTGGTGTTGATACAGTTGAAGGTAAATATGATTTAACAGTTGAAAAAATAACTGAGAGAACTTATGGAACCTCTGTTGAAGAAACATATGATAAAACTTACGATGTTATTAGCTCCTCAGTTACTAATACTTTTAAATTAGGTATTGAAGAGAATGTAACTAATAGCTTAACTGAATATAACAGAAATGGTGGGTTTGAGCACAATGTTACTTCAGGTGAATGGATAACTGATGTAGATGGTTATATTGATATTTGGTCTTCAGGAAATATTAAATTTGATTCTCCAAAAATTGAGATTTTAGGAAATGCTAAAATAACAATTGAGACTCCCTTACACTATATATATAAGCAAAATAAAGAAACAGAAAAGCCTTTCAAAGGTGACGTTTACTTAGCGTCTTTTACTACAAGAATATTTGATGAAAAAGCGGGTACTGTGTTAGGTGCAGTAAATTGGTTTTCCAAATCGGATTACGGTTTGATAAAG from Taylorella equigenitalis ATCC 35865 includes these protein-coding regions:
- a CDS encoding type VI secretion system Vgr family protein, which produces MADRHAIAHVAIPSLQFLSLNGHESLSNLYEFEVELASMDHFIDVRKMLGTQLTVEIESFMSAPRYLTGRVRKFELVGTDQDGSEYLVYKASVVPPLWYLTQGKDYKIFQDKKIEDIIKEVLDKFEIKYEFKLSGSYRNWEYVVQYDESPFNFVSRLMEHEGMYYWFKHDKNESTMIIADDASAHEEFPSYEVLNYLSSGFKIFDSREVITSWRHNAVVTPSKYTVVDFDFRKPSFALDTDKENQLDGDDSIEVYEWQGGYQELSDGDNYTKLRLEELKVPQEIVEADSNIRGICPGYKFTLANHPRVAENQGYVVVSAHYMIQVNGYSSNSGRQDFFSTSFYSLPASIQFRAARRSPEPKTHGPQTATVVGPSGEVIYTDKYGRVKVQFHWDRDGKKDENSSCWVRVSSPWASTGFGGLQIPRIGDEVVIDFIGGNPDRPLIIGRVYNEDNQPLVNLPDDSHTSGFRTRTIQGGSDNQNFLLFRDKQGDELVDIQAEKDMKIFVKNDFYLTVGNCG